From the Candidatus Methylomirabilota bacterium genome, one window contains:
- a CDS encoding amidohydrolase family protein, with protein sequence MSGNGHPTPAQIRSKLNHPVIDADGHWLEYGPVFSEQMRKIGGNKAAEAFLAALRSTRESLMTPVDERRRRRIGQEGFWSRAERNTRDRATGLFPRFLYERLEELGIDFATIYPTAGLRIGRIADDEGRRAVCHAFNIVTADYFRDFGDRMTPAAAIPTHTPEEAIEELEFCVRQLGTKVAMFTSPVPRPVASVTNRDGDVGRFAVWYDAVGLDSLYDYDPLWKKCMELGIAPTFHTGSSRQGLRNTAVNFTYNHIGHFAESGHAACKAIFLGGVTRRFPQLRFAFLEGGVGWGCMLFGDLIGHWDKRNRKALEHTDPRTLDRALLLELAEKYGYHDHIAALRARDGWPDPDAVNLTGGLADLDDYSACQITKKQDWQDLFVTPFYFGCEADDRANAWAFKKGANPFSARLNAIMGSDIGHFDVPDMMEVLPEAYELVDDGLIDRDDFRDFTFANAVRLWGTQNPKFFEGTAVAKAAAAVLAEAKKAPADV encoded by the coding sequence GTGAGCGGCAACGGTCATCCCACCCCGGCCCAGATTCGTTCCAAGCTGAACCACCCCGTGATCGACGCCGACGGCCACTGGCTGGAGTACGGCCCCGTCTTCTCGGAGCAGATGCGGAAGATCGGTGGGAACAAGGCCGCCGAGGCTTTCCTCGCCGCGCTCAGATCGACCCGCGAGAGCCTGATGACGCCCGTGGACGAGCGGCGGCGGCGTCGCATCGGGCAGGAAGGCTTCTGGTCGCGAGCGGAGCGGAACACCCGCGACCGCGCCACCGGGCTGTTCCCGCGGTTCCTCTACGAGCGCCTCGAGGAGCTCGGAATCGACTTCGCGACCATCTATCCCACGGCGGGCCTCCGCATCGGCCGGATCGCCGACGACGAGGGGCGTCGCGCCGTCTGCCACGCCTTCAACATCGTCACCGCCGACTACTTCCGCGACTTCGGCGACCGCATGACGCCGGCGGCGGCCATCCCGACCCACACGCCCGAGGAGGCGATCGAGGAGCTGGAGTTCTGCGTTCGTCAGCTCGGCACCAAGGTCGCGATGTTCACCAGCCCGGTCCCGCGGCCGGTGGCGTCGGTCACCAATCGCGATGGCGACGTCGGCCGCTTCGCCGTCTGGTACGACGCGGTCGGCCTGGACAGCCTCTACGACTACGATCCGCTCTGGAAGAAGTGCATGGAGCTCGGGATCGCGCCGACGTTCCACACCGGGTCGAGCCGGCAGGGGCTCAGGAATACGGCCGTGAACTTCACCTACAACCACATCGGCCACTTCGCCGAGTCCGGCCACGCCGCCTGCAAGGCGATCTTCCTCGGCGGCGTCACCCGTCGCTTCCCCCAGCTCCGGTTCGCTTTCCTCGAGGGCGGGGTGGGCTGGGGCTGCATGCTCTTCGGCGATCTGATCGGCCACTGGGACAAGCGGAACCGGAAGGCGCTCGAGCACACCGATCCGCGCACGCTCGATCGCGCGCTGCTCCTGGAGCTGGCGGAGAAGTACGGATATCACGATCACATCGCGGCGCTGCGCGCGCGTGACGGCTGGCCCGATCCGGACGCCGTCAACCTGACCGGCGGCCTCGCGGACCTCGACGACTACTCGGCCTGCCAGATCACCAAGAAGCAGGACTGGCAGGATCTGTTCGTGACACCGTTCTACTTCGGCTGCGAGGCCGACGACCGGGCGAACGCCTGGGCGTTCAAGAAGGGCGCGAACCCCTTCAGCGCGCGTCTCAACGCGATCATGGGCTCGGACATCGGCCACTTCGACGTTCCGGACATGATGGAGGTGCTGCCGGAGGCGTACGAGCTCGTCGACGACGGTCTCATCGACAGGGACGACTTCCGCGACTTCACGTTCGCCAACGCAGTCCGGCTGTGGGGCACGCAGAACCCAAAGTTCTTCGAGGGCACGGCGGTCGCGAAGGCGGCCGCGGCGGTTCTGGCGGAGGCGAAGAAGGCCCCGGCCGACGTCTGA
- a CDS encoding ABC transporter substrate-binding protein, producing the protein MRIATPDLVTNSYFPALAAEELGVYREEGLEAHVELLPSLDAVNALRDGAVDFVAGGAHTTLLAFPQWKSAKLVVTLSQGTPWLLVLRADLPARRGDIGAVKGLRIGAAPGPDRAFLRLLAEVGIDPARDGIAIGPVPGALDPGASFGVVAAEALERRLVDGFWANALGSETAVRRGVGKIIADVRRGDGPPGAGHYTFAALSTTEALIAREPERVAAAVRAIVRTQRLLRKEPARAGEVGRRRFPPAAAEIIAAIVERDLPFYDPVIPEAAVAAMSGFARAIGLLATPVAYDEVVATRFRDLWSAPS; encoded by the coding sequence ATGAGGATCGCCACCCCGGATCTGGTGACGAACTCCTACTTTCCCGCCCTGGCCGCCGAAGAGCTCGGCGTCTACCGCGAGGAGGGGCTGGAGGCCCACGTGGAGCTGCTTCCCTCGCTCGACGCGGTCAATGCCTTGCGCGACGGCGCGGTGGACTTCGTGGCCGGCGGCGCCCACACGACGCTGCTCGCCTTCCCCCAATGGAAGAGCGCGAAGCTCGTCGTCACGCTGTCGCAGGGAACACCGTGGCTGCTGGTCTTGCGCGCGGATCTGCCGGCCCGTCGCGGCGACATCGGCGCCGTCAAGGGCCTCCGCATCGGCGCCGCCCCCGGACCGGATCGCGCCTTTCTGCGCCTGCTCGCCGAGGTCGGCATCGATCCCGCCCGCGACGGCATCGCGATTGGACCGGTGCCCGGCGCGCTCGATCCGGGCGCGTCGTTCGGCGTGGTGGCCGCGGAGGCCCTCGAGCGCCGGCTCGTCGATGGGTTCTGGGCCAACGCCCTGGGCAGCGAGACCGCCGTGCGGCGCGGGGTCGGGAAGATCATCGCCGACGTCCGGCGCGGTGACGGCCCGCCGGGGGCCGGCCACTACACGTTCGCCGCGCTCTCGACGACCGAGGCGCTCATCGCCCGCGAGCCCGAGCGCGTGGCGGCCGCCGTGCGCGCGATCGTGCGGACCCAGCGCCTGCTCCGGAAGGAGCCAGCCCGCGCGGGTGAGGTCGGCCGGCGGCGGTTTCCGCCCGCGGCCGCCGAGATCATCGCGGCGATCGTCGAACGCGATCTCCCCTTCTACGATCCCGTCATCCCGGAAGCGGCGGTAGCGGCGATGAGCGGCTTCGCCCGGGCCATCGGCCTGCTGGCGACACCGGTCGCTTACGACGAGGTGGTGGCTACGCGCTTCCGCGATCTCTGGTCTGCTCCGTCCTGA
- a CDS encoding amidohydrolase family protein: MPHYLSDDELKRTMPAEVTAYRGPVPTQIVSNGEYNPLPQTREQRRVEARVKELAGDLAPRHGLSRRQFLASSAGMAAAFLAMNDVFGPVFEVSRAEAATPGVADKRAKALSGQFIVDAQTHFVRDDFKQEGLLDLAKYAKANWNPELWGESNLARFKFENYLKEIFVDSDTKIALLSGAPFDDPSWDLLTNDQIAAARMSINKFSGSRRLLGHAVFTPKKQGWMEEVDRAIATLKPDSWKGYTIGDPLFPSKLQSYWWLDDDKLMYPFYEKAVKSGITTVCIHKGLLPADYETSWPGVWEYATVKDVGKAAKDWPKINFVMYHGALRPFLEKPDAVLAEFEQTGRIKWATDLAEIPSKQGVKNVYGEVGTAFATCAVANPRFAAAFIGTLVKGLGADHVVWGTDSLWYGSPQWQIEAMRRLEIPEDMQKKHGFKPLGAADGPVKRAIFGGNSARLYRLRPTTTAQHGITTDKIAAIKAEYLAAGGARTNARYGYVARTTV; encoded by the coding sequence ATGCCGCACTACCTCAGTGACGACGAGCTGAAGCGCACGATGCCGGCCGAGGTCACAGCCTACAGAGGCCCGGTGCCCACCCAGATCGTATCGAACGGCGAGTACAACCCTCTGCCCCAGACGCGGGAGCAGCGTCGCGTGGAGGCGCGGGTGAAAGAGCTCGCCGGCGATCTCGCCCCCCGGCACGGGCTGAGCCGCCGCCAGTTTCTGGCCTCCAGCGCCGGCATGGCCGCGGCCTTCCTCGCCATGAACGACGTGTTCGGCCCCGTGTTCGAGGTGAGTCGAGCGGAGGCGGCCACGCCGGGGGTGGCCGACAAGCGGGCCAAGGCGCTCTCCGGACAGTTCATCGTGGACGCCCAGACGCACTTCGTCCGCGACGACTTCAAGCAGGAAGGGTTGCTCGACCTGGCCAAGTACGCCAAGGCGAACTGGAACCCCGAGCTGTGGGGCGAGAGCAACCTCGCCCGGTTCAAGTTCGAGAACTACCTCAAGGAGATCTTCGTCGACAGCGACACCAAGATCGCGCTGCTCTCCGGCGCGCCCTTCGACGACCCGAGCTGGGACCTCCTGACCAACGACCAGATCGCGGCCGCCCGCATGTCCATCAACAAGTTCTCCGGCTCCCGTCGTCTCCTCGGCCACGCCGTGTTCACGCCGAAGAAACAAGGGTGGATGGAGGAAGTGGACCGCGCGATCGCCACCCTCAAGCCCGACAGCTGGAAGGGTTACACCATCGGCGATCCCCTGTTTCCCTCCAAGCTGCAGTCGTATTGGTGGCTCGACGACGACAAGCTCATGTACCCGTTCTACGAAAAGGCCGTGAAGTCCGGCATCACGACCGTGTGCATCCACAAGGGGCTCCTGCCCGCCGACTACGAGACGTCGTGGCCGGGCGTCTGGGAGTACGCGACCGTCAAGGACGTCGGCAAGGCGGCTAAGGACTGGCCGAAGATCAACTTCGTCATGTACCACGGCGCCCTTCGGCCATTTCTAGAGAAGCCCGACGCGGTGCTCGCCGAGTTCGAGCAGACCGGGCGCATCAAGTGGGCGACCGACCTGGCCGAGATCCCGAGCAAGCAGGGCGTGAAGAACGTCTATGGCGAGGTGGGCACGGCGTTCGCAACGTGCGCCGTGGCAAACCCGCGCTTTGCCGCGGCCTTCATCGGCACCCTGGTCAAGGGTCTCGGCGCCGACCACGTCGTCTGGGGCACCGACTCGCTCTGGTACGGCTCGCCCCAGTGGCAGATCGAGGCGATGCGCCGGCTCGAGATCCCCGAGGACATGCAAAAGAAGCACGGCTTCAAGCCGCTGGGGGCGGCCGACGGCCCGGTGAAGCGCGCGATCTTCGGCGGCAATTCGGCGCGCCTCTACCGACTTCGCCCCACGACCACCGCCCAGCACGGTATTACCACCGACAAGATCGCCGCGATCAAGGCGGAGTATCTCGCCGCGGGTGGAGCGCGCACCAACGCGCGCTATGGCTACGTAGCGCGCACGACGGTATAG